Within Halobacterium jilantaiense, the genomic segment CGCTGCTGGAGAATCTCTTCGGGAACGCCGTGGAGCACGGCACGGAGTGCGTGACGGGAGAGCGAGCGGACGGCGGGGGCCCGCTGACGGTGACCGTCGGCGGGCTGGGCGGCGAGGACGACGCGGGGTTCTACGTCGAAGACGACGGCGTCGGCATCCCGGAGGAGCGCCGAGACGTCGTCTTCGAGTCGGGGGAGACGTTCAGCGTCGACGGGACGGGCTTCGGGCTCGCTATCGTGGAGGACATCGCCGAGGCCCACGGTCTGGACGTGACGCTCACCGAGAGCGAGTCCGGGGGCGCGCGCTTCGAGTTCACGCCCGAGGACTCGACGGTCGTCACCGACTGACCCGGCGGCGGCGGTCGGTTCGGGCCGTCAGGTCACCGTCTGTTCTGTCTCTCGGTAGTCCTCGTGCGCGTCGCTGTCGAGTATCTCGCGGAGTTCGTCGACCGCGCTCCAGACGTCCTCGTGGCTGACGTAGTACGGGGACGGGGCTAGCCGGACGACGTTCGGCGGCCGGTAGTCGACGACGACGCCGCGGTCGCGGAGCGCGCGGCTCAGCGCGCCCGCGTCCGGATGTTCGATGGCGACGTGGCCGCCTCGGCGGTCTGCCTCCCGGGGCGTCCCGACGGCGCACTCGGGGAGGCGTTCGTCCACGAGCCCGATGAGATACCAGGTGAGGGAGACAGAGTGGTCGCGGAGTTCGTCGATGCCCGCGGCCTCGACGACGTCGAGCGCGCCGAACAGCGGCGCGGCCGAGAACACGTTCACGGTGCCGATCTGCCAGCCGGCGGCACCCTCGGCGGGCCGGAAGTGCTGTTCCATCTGGAACTGGGTGGCGTCGTCGTTGCCCCACCAGCCCGCGAGGTGGGGGTCGACGTCCCAGTTGTCCTCGTGGACGAACAGGCCCGCGACCGCGCCCGGACCCGCGTTCAGGTACTTGTAGCTGCACCAGACGGCGAAGTCGACGCCCGCGCGGTGGAGGTCGTGGTCGACGACGCCGACGGAGTGCGCGAGGTCGAAGCCCGCGTACGCGCCGTGCTCGTGGGCGATGTCCGTGATGGCGTCGACGTCGAGGAGCTGGCCGCTCCGGTAGAGGACGGACGGCATGAACACGACAGCGGTGTCCTCGCTGACCGCGTCCGCGACGGCGTCGGACGTGATGGTGCGGCCGTCCTCGCTCTCCGCGACGACGAGGTGGTCGTCTGGGTCGAGCCCCCGCGCTTCGAGCTGTGCGCAGATGGCGTAGTGGTCGGTCGGGAAGTCCAGTTCGTTCACCACCACGTCGGTGCCGTCGGCCGCGTCGAGGAAGCCGCCGACGAGCGTGTGGATGTTCACCGTCGTGGAGTTCGCGGCGACGCACTCGCCGGGCTTCGCGCCGAGGATGCCGGCGAGCCGGTCGCCGAGCAGTTCGCCGTAGTCGAACCACGGCGGGTCGGCCTCCGTCCACGCCTCGATGCCGAGGTCGCGCCACTGGTCGACGGCGCGCTGCAGGGTCTCCGCGGCGTCCTCGCCGTGGAGCCCGAGGCTGTTCCCGTCGAGGTACGTCGCGTCGTCGGGCGTGTCGAACCGCGCCTGAAGCCCGGTCAGGGCCGACTCCGCGTCGCGCATCCGCGCCGCCGACCGCGACGCGTCGAACTCGTCCATGGTTGTCCGTGGCGGCTCGCGCCATTAAGCGTACTGTCGCGCCAGAACGTTCACGGGCGACGGGGTGCAAGGGTCACCGATGACCGACCTCGACCCGGAACTGGCGGCTGTCGTCGACGACATCGAGTCGGCGGGCGTACCTGCGTGGCACCGCCTGTCCGTGGCGTCCGCACGCCGGGTCGAGGACCGCGTGTTCGCCGACGACGACCCCCGGGAGGTGGCGTTCGTCCGCGACCTCACGTTCGCGGGGCCGCGCGGCGAGGTTCCGGTCCGAGTCTACCGCGACGACCCGCCGGAGCCCGCGCCCGTCGTGGTGTTCTACCACGGCGGCGGCTGGACGCTCGGCACACTGGACTCGGCGGGCGACATCTGCCGCGAGCTCGCCGCGCGCTCGGGTGCCGTGGTCGTCTCGGTGGACTACCGGCTGGCACCCGAACACCCGTTCCCGGCAGGCCACGACGACGCCTGGGCGGCGCTGAAGTGGGCCAGCGAGACCGCCGGCTCGTTCGGCGGCGACCCGAGCCGGCTGGCCGTCGCGGGGACGAGCGCGGGCGGCAACCTCGCCGCGAGCGTCGCGCTCCGCGCCCGCGAGCCCGACGGCCCCAGTGTCTCCCACCAGACCCTGCTGTACCCGATGACCGACTGGGACACCGACCGGGCGTCCTACGACGAGCACGGCGACGGCCCGCTGCTGACGGCTGCCGACGTGGAGTGGTTCTGGGCGAACTACTGCCGGAGCCCCGTGGACGCCGCGAACCCGTACGCGAGCGTGCTCCGCGCCCGCGACCACGGCGACCTCCCCGACGCGACGGTCGTCACTGCCGGCCACGACCCGCTCCGGGACGAGGGGCGGGCGTACGCCGACGCGCTCGGGGCGGCCGGCACGCCCGTCGAACACCACCACTACCCGTCGATGGCTCACGGCTTCCTCAGCCTCACCGACGCCGTCGATGTCGCGGACGACGCGATGGACGCGCTGGCGGCCGAGCTTCGAGCGGCGCTCGCCTGACGGCTCGCCCGCTTCGACGGGTCCTTTACCGTCCGCCGTCCACGACGAACCGAATGGGACGCTACCGAACACCCGGTCTGTTCCTCCTGCTCGCCGCCATCTGGGGGACGGCGTTCCCCGCCACGGACGCCGGCCTCGCCGACCTCCCGCCCGTGCTGTTCGCGGCCGTGCGCTTCGACGTGGCCGCAGTCCTCCTGTTCGCGTACGTACTCGCCACGGACGCCGACTGGCGGCCCCGCGGCCGCGAGGACTACACGTACGTCGCCATCGGCGGAACCTTCGCCATCGCCGCCCACCACGCCTTCCTGTTCGCCGGCCAGCAGTACGTCACCGGCGGCGTCGCCGCCGTCCTCCTCGGCCTCGTCCCCGTCGTCACGCCCGCGCTGACCCGGGTGGTGTCGCCCGGCGAGGAGTTCACCGCGCGCACCGCCGTCGGCGTCGCGCTCGGGTTCCTCGGCGTCGTCGTCATCGCCAACCCCGACCCAGCGAACCTCGCGGACAGCGTCGTCGGCGTCGTGCTCGTGCTCGCCGCCGCCCTCGCGTTCGCCATCGGGGCCGTCGGCACCCACGCCAGCGACCCCGACCTCCCGCTCGCGGCGACGCAGGCGTGGATGATGGCCGTCGGCGCTGTCGTCCTCCACGCCGCCAGCCTCGCCGTCCCGGGCAACGGCTTCGCCGCTGCGTCGTGGACACCGAACGCGCTCGCCGCGCTCGCGTACCTCGGCGCTGTCGCGGGTGCCGCCGGCTTCCTGCTGTACTTCACGCTGCTGGACGAACTCGGCCCCATCGAGTCCAGTTTCATCGAGTACGTCATCCCGGTGTTCGCCGCCCTCGGCGGCTGGGTCCTCCTCGGGCAGACGGTTACTGCCACCGCCGTCGCCGGGTTCGCGTGCATCTTCGCGGGCTTCGTCGCCGCGAAGTACCCCGCGATTCGCGCGGAACTCCACAGACTCGACGCCGCAACTCGGTGACGAACAGGAGAAACAGCGATCGGACCGTCAGTCCGAGGAGTCGGTCGATTCGGCCGCGTCAGCGGGCGCGTCGGCCGTCCCGTCGGCGGGTGGGGCGTGTAGCTCCTCTTCGTCGAGTTCGATTGGCGACCGGCCGCTGTCCATTCCGGTCGTCATCAGGAACCGGACGGCGGCACGCACGCTCATGTCCGACTCGTGGACGCGGCTCTCGGGCACGAGGTTCAGCAGGCCCTGCGTGGGGTTCGGGCTGCCCGGAATGAAGACGTTCTGTGCGGGTTCGCCCGCGATCGCTTCGAGCTCGTCCGGGCTGTCGCCGGTCAGCAGGCCGAGCCGGTAGACGTCGTCGCGCGGGTACTCGACGTAGACGACGGACTCGAAGTCCGAATCCCGGGATGTCACCGAACTCGCCATCCCCCGAATGGTGCCGTAGATGGTGCGGAACACGGGCAGGAAGTCGACAACCTGGCCCGTCCGCCCGAACAGCTTCCGGCCGGCGCTGCGCTGCGCAACGAACCCGATGGCGGTGACCGCCAGCGCGAACAGCACGAGCGCGAGCACCTGGGCGGCCACGAGGTTGTTCGCGGTCAGCGTCTCCAGACTCGTTCCCCGGACGACCGGCAGGAGAACGCCCCCGAGCCAGCCCCCGACCGTCCGCAGCACGAACAGCGTGACGAGCAGCGGCGCGACCAGAATCAGTCCGGCGACGAAGTTGCTCTGCAGCGTCGTTTTGATTCGCATACCGTATTCCTCTCGCGGTGGGCGAAAAAGCTAGTGCTGTGGTCGCAATCGGTCCCGCGCTCTCCGTGAGGTACCACCTACACCTACAACCGTCGGGAGCGTGAAGTGTCCTCACATGACACGACAACGAGGCACCGGTGTCGAGCCCCGCACCGACCGGGAGCGGGCGAGCGACCGGCCAGCGGCCGTCGACGCAGAGGGACTCCGGCTCACGTACTCGGACGGGACGGAGGCCGTCCGCGGCGTCGACTTGCGCGTCCCCGAGGGCGAGTTCTTCGGCTTCCTCGGCCCGAACGGTGCCGGCAAGACGACCACCATCAAAGTGCTCGCGACGCTGCTCGCGCCGACCGACGGCACGGTCCGAATCAACGGCTTCGACGTGGCCGAGCGCCCGCGGGCGGTCCGGTCGACCATCGGGTACATGGCCCAGGAGACGAGCGTCGACGAGGAGCTCACGGCCGCCGAGAACATCTCCTTCGCCTGCGAGGCGTACGGCGTGCCGCGCGGCGAGCGCGCCGACCGCATCGACGACCTCCTCGACCTCGTGGACCTCGCCGACGTCGCCGACAAGGAGGCCGGCGAGTTCTCCGGCGGCATGAAAAAGCGCCTGGACGCCGCGACGGCGCTCGTCCACGAGCCGCCGCTCGTCTTCCTCGACGAACCGACAACGGGGCTCGACCCGAAGGCCCGTAACCGCCTCTGGGAGTACTTCCGCCGCATCAACGACGAGGGCACGACCATCTTCCTCACCACCCAGTACCTCGAAGAAGCCGACCAGCTCTGCGAGCAACTTGCGGTCATCCTCGACGGCGCTATCGAGACGCGGGGGAGCCCGGCCGACCTCAAACGCGAGGTCGGCGGCGAGATACTCGACGTGGAACTGGCCGAGGACGACGCCCGGGAGCGCGCCGCCGCAATCGCCCGCGACTTCGAAGCGTTCGCCGACGCGACGGTCGATGTCAGCGGCGACGGCATCACCGTCACGTCCCCGGTCGCGCGACAACACGGCACGGACCTGCTGGTCGCGCTGCGGGACGCCGGGCTCACCGTCACTGGCTTCAACGTTCGAGCGCCCACGCTCGACGACGTCTTCCTCGCCGTCACGGGCGAAGAACTCGACCGCGAAACGGAGGGGTCGGCGTGAGTATCCCCACCGACCAGCCGGACCGGGACCTCACGCGCTCCCGGAACAGCTTCCTCGGCGACGCCTGGGTGAACTTCAAGCGCTGGAACCTCAAGGCCGTCCGCAACCCCTTCGTGCTCGTCGTCTCGCTGGCCCAGCCGATCATCTTCCTCGTGCTGTTCACCGAGGTGTTCGGGAACGTCGCCGGTGCGGCCGTCAACCGGGGCATCCCCGGCATCAGCTACGAGACCTACCTCGTTCCCGCAATCACTATCCAGGTCGCGCTCGCCGCCGCCATCACGTCCGGTATCGGGCTCGTCAACGACATCGAGAACGGGATGTTCGAGAAGGTGCTGGTCTCCCCGATGAACCGGACCGCGGTCTTCCTCGGGAAGACTGCGGCGGAGATGTTCCGCATCGCAATCCAGGTGAGCATCATCCTCGGTCTCGGCGTCGCCCTCGGCGCGGACGTCACCACGGGGCTGGCCGGCGCTGTCGGCATCGTCGCCGTCGGCATGCTGTTCTCGCTGTGGTTCCTCGCGCTCTCGAACTCGCTGGCGGTGCTCACCCGCGACCAGGAGTCCACCATCATCGCCGCGAACCTCCTCCAGTTCCCGCTGCTCTTCCTCTCGACGGCCTTCCTCCCGCTGGACTCGCTGCCGGGCTGGGTGCAGACGTTCGCCACCTACAACCCAGTGACCTACGGTGTCGACGCCGCACGCTCGCTGATGCTCGACCGGGACGTGATGACCGTCCTCGACGTCACCACCTTCGGCGGCACCCTCGACGGCGTGATTCCCGGCGTCGTCGTGTTGCTCGCGCTGGACCTCCTGCTCGGCGCGGTCGCTGTCTTCCTGCTTTCCCGGGCGTCGAGCTCTCAGGCGCGCTGACGCCGTTCATCCTCTTTCTGCGAGCTGAGCGACAAATTCGAGGACGACCCCAACCCCAGATTTGTATATAGCGACATGCGATTTACTCATCGGTT encodes:
- a CDS encoding ABC transporter ATP-binding protein gives rise to the protein MTRQRGTGVEPRTDRERASDRPAAVDAEGLRLTYSDGTEAVRGVDLRVPEGEFFGFLGPNGAGKTTTIKVLATLLAPTDGTVRINGFDVAERPRAVRSTIGYMAQETSVDEELTAAENISFACEAYGVPRGERADRIDDLLDLVDLADVADKEAGEFSGGMKKRLDAATALVHEPPLVFLDEPTTGLDPKARNRLWEYFRRINDEGTTIFLTTQYLEEADQLCEQLAVILDGAIETRGSPADLKREVGGEILDVELAEDDARERAAAIARDFEAFADATVDVSGDGITVTSPVARQHGTDLLVALRDAGLTVTGFNVRAPTLDDVFLAVTGEELDRETEGSA
- a CDS encoding DMT family transporter; this translates as MGRYRTPGLFLLLAAIWGTAFPATDAGLADLPPVLFAAVRFDVAAVLLFAYVLATDADWRPRGREDYTYVAIGGTFAIAAHHAFLFAGQQYVTGGVAAVLLGLVPVVTPALTRVVSPGEEFTARTAVGVALGFLGVVVIANPDPANLADSVVGVVLVLAAALAFAIGAVGTHASDPDLPLAATQAWMMAVGAVVLHAASLAVPGNGFAAASWTPNALAALAYLGAVAGAAGFLLYFTLLDELGPIESSFIEYVIPVFAALGGWVLLGQTVTATAVAGFACIFAGFVAAKYPAIRAELHRLDAATR
- the kynU gene encoding kynureninase, which produces MDEFDASRSAARMRDAESALTGLQARFDTPDDATYLDGNSLGLHGEDAAETLQRAVDQWRDLGIEAWTEADPPWFDYGELLGDRLAGILGAKPGECVAANSTTVNIHTLVGGFLDAADGTDVVVNELDFPTDHYAICAQLEARGLDPDDHLVVAESEDGRTITSDAVADAVSEDTAVVFMPSVLYRSGQLLDVDAITDIAHEHGAYAGFDLAHSVGVVDHDLHRAGVDFAVWCSYKYLNAGPGAVAGLFVHEDNWDVDPHLAGWWGNDDATQFQMEQHFRPAEGAAGWQIGTVNVFSAAPLFGALDVVEAAGIDELRDHSVSLTWYLIGLVDERLPECAVGTPREADRRGGHVAIEHPDAGALSRALRDRGVVVDYRPPNVVRLAPSPYYVSHEDVWSAVDELREILDSDAHEDYRETEQTVT
- a CDS encoding alpha/beta hydrolase; protein product: MTDLDPELAAVVDDIESAGVPAWHRLSVASARRVEDRVFADDDPREVAFVRDLTFAGPRGEVPVRVYRDDPPEPAPVVVFYHGGGWTLGTLDSAGDICRELAARSGAVVVSVDYRLAPEHPFPAGHDDAWAALKWASETAGSFGGDPSRLAVAGTSAGGNLAASVALRAREPDGPSVSHQTLLYPMTDWDTDRASYDEHGDGPLLTAADVEWFWANYCRSPVDAANPYASVLRARDHGDLPDATVVTAGHDPLRDEGRAYADALGAAGTPVEHHHYPSMAHGFLSLTDAVDVADDAMDALAAELRAALA
- a CDS encoding ABC transporter permease, giving the protein MSIPTDQPDRDLTRSRNSFLGDAWVNFKRWNLKAVRNPFVLVVSLAQPIIFLVLFTEVFGNVAGAAVNRGIPGISYETYLVPAITIQVALAAAITSGIGLVNDIENGMFEKVLVSPMNRTAVFLGKTAAEMFRIAIQVSIILGLGVALGADVTTGLAGAVGIVAVGMLFSLWFLALSNSLAVLTRDQESTIIAANLLQFPLLFLSTAFLPLDSLPGWVQTFATYNPVTYGVDAARSLMLDRDVMTVLDVTTFGGTLDGVIPGVVVLLALDLLLGAVAVFLLSRASSSQAR
- a CDS encoding DUF502 domain-containing protein, with translation MRIKTTLQSNFVAGLILVAPLLVTLFVLRTVGGWLGGVLLPVVRGTSLETLTANNLVAAQVLALVLFALAVTAIGFVAQRSAGRKLFGRTGQVVDFLPVFRTIYGTIRGMASSVTSRDSDFESVVYVEYPRDDVYRLGLLTGDSPDELEAIAGEPAQNVFIPGSPNPTQGLLNLVPESRVHESDMSVRAAVRFLMTTGMDSGRSPIELDEEELHAPPADGTADAPADAAESTDSSD